The Triticum urartu cultivar G1812 chromosome 5, Tu2.1, whole genome shotgun sequence genome contains the following window.
GACTTATGGCAGTGTTGAATTGGTCTTTTGATATGCATCCATATGTAACAAGAATGAAACACTACACAAGAAAGCAGTCAGTGAACTATTCGTTCCACCTCTAATTGAGTTTTTGTTCAGCATCTTGTATTTGTtcaaagaagaaaaggagcacCAGATACTACTTCCAGCCCAAAACAAAAATGACTAGTCTTTACTTTGCAGTTCCAAAATGCGACTTCGGCCATTAATGTGTAACAGGGTATGTTAATTAAAGTCTATAAAGCTACTTCTAATAAGAATATGACCATTAGTTTTCTTGTGATAGGTCTACATATTTGTAATAGTATATGTAGCTAAGTATAATAAAATTTGAGTGGGGAGCAGAATTACAGATCTGCACGAGAGACCCTACATTATTCTGATATGATCAAGCACCTCAGTCCAGATTATGTGCAGTTAAAGCCATTTATACATGATTGTCAAGGAGGCCCTTTTAAGAGTCACAGCTGAGTTGACAGGTTTAACTACAATTTAATCAGACCCATGTAGGTGGGATTTTGTTAAATCAGCTCCTCAACAAAGGTCGTCTATGTTTTTTTAAATTGTTTTTGTACAATCAGGATCCTCAACAAAAACAGGTCAAATTAGCATGTTGCAAAATGGCAGTGAAATAAATAACTGATGTGGACATTAGCATGTTGCATCAAACCAGCATTAGATGCATTGAGTGGCCAACAAGACACAGAAGACAAGGATGTTTTGGTGTTAGACAGCTTGAATTCAGAAAGTGAGTAAGAAACAGAATTAGGATAGAATGCTTAGGAAGAGTTCAGGAGGATTAAGAAAACATGGATTGTATCTACTAGGAGGTTTCCTAGTTAGAATACAACAGGTCAAACTAAGACTTAAGAGGTAGGACTACTACTTAGTATTGGCTTGTGTAACTTTTGAGGGAATCAAGCAAGAAAAGTCAATTTATTCTCTCCAAGTTGTTCTCTCTTTCAACCTATGTTAACCCAATCCTTAGCAGCATGTAAGTGTTGGATGAGTAACTTTTGAGGAAATCAAGCTAGAAGACTCGATCTATTATCTCAAAGTTATTCTCTCATCTCAACCTATGTCTACTCAATCGTTATCTTCAAAACAGTCGTTATCCCATTGTGGATGATGGTTCATAACAATAACACAAACCAGTACAGGTACAAATCTTAGCAATGAAACCTGGTTACAAAATCAACAGAGAACCCTGTATAACTTTGCCTCAAATAACAATGATGGAAGACAATGTATAGAACAAACAAGTACAATTATAAATTTTAGCTCAATATTTATTAATCTCCTCCCTTCGATCCATATTACTTGCCGCAGCTTTAGTACAACTTTAGTACCATATTACTTGTCGCAgctttagtacaactttgtactaaagctgcgacaagtaatatggatcggAGAGAGTAGCTTACTTTGCTTTGTCTGGATCGACATATCGCAACCATTCAAGGTCAATGCTCCCATGGTCTCTCACCACCCGGTTTAGAAAATCCTACAATGGAAATTGCTAAAGATGAGTATACATGACCGAACCATGACCATTTCAACAAATAGGCAAGTCTAGATTGAATTGCCCACATGTCCATATGACTAGGGCTATACTGTACTTCATTTAGTAACTACTTTTTGGCATACTTACTTGTATTCGCTCTGAGAGCATGTTGTTCATTCCTCGCTCTCTAATTGCGTTAGATATTTCCTTCACATCTATTTGCCTTATTGTTTCCCAATCAAGTGCATCCTTTGCATTCTCACCTCTTTCTTCATTTCCTCGACTGGCAAGAACTTCTTTTCTTAAAATATCCCAATCATATGTTCTCTTTTTACCAGCCCTTGCCTTCTTTGCTTTTGATCTGTCAGCAGGAACTTCAGGTAAAGCCTTATTAGTATCTTTGGGTTTCTCTATCGAGTCTGAAGCAACCTTCTCTAGGAGTTCAGAATTTGCTTTTTCATTTTGATATAAGTTTGAGGAACAATGACTCCCATCCATGTTTGATGAAAGTCCAACATTGCCATACTGTTGGCTACATCCTGACTGACAATTTTCACCTCCAATTTGCTTTGCTCTGGCAGTACATTCCTCTTGCAGATTCAAAGTTTCATGCTGTTTCACAAATGCAGCTACAACATCATTTCTTTGAAGATTATTTTCACAGGACAATTGCTCCCTAGCAAATGACGCCGTCTCTGAACTTGATGGATGAAAATATTTATCCATAAATGTTGAAATCGAGTCAGCTCCTTGCGTCGCCATGGAAGGGAAAGGGATTTTGTCCTGACTTAAGGATCCATCTATACCGTATAGAAGGGCAGTTAAAGAATCAGTCGTTTGAGATCTATTTTCACTGTCAATTCCAGGAGAAGATAAAGAACAGTCATATCTGATCTCAGCTGGTGTGACCCTGGAATCATCTGTTCTATTAAGGCCAGTGTATACTGAGTGCTCTAAGTCACTGGAAAATGTTATATCTGGGAGATGAGCTCGGCCATTCTGGTGATAAGAGCCAGAAGCATGAAGAGGTTGAGTCTTGCTGTTAAGGTTATGTACTTCACTGGGGATTGACCCCCTGTTTGTACATTGTATTGGAACTCCATCATATTCCTTTTCATTAGGCTTGCTCTTTAGCTCTTGCATCTTCAGAAGTTCTGTGTATGTGGTTGAATTGCTTGTACCATTGGCCATATTTCTGCCAACAAAGTCTTCTGCTGTAAAATTTAGCAATGTGCTTGGGAACATATGATCAGTCATGTGAAACAGATAGTCAGGGGAACTTTGAGATGAAATAGCAGAGTTCTGTGATGAAACAACGTCCTCCAGTGCCCCATCTTCGACTTCAACAACGCTTTCAGTCCCCACAGCCGGTGTCTTGCCCTCATGCAGCCTAACCGGCAGTGTCCCATAAGAATTATAATAAACCCCTGCTGTACAGTCTACTCCATCTCCAGGAGAATTTCCAAACAACCCAGAACTGTTgcttccttccttttcttctgtTGTAACTAAGGAGCCTGTTGTGTTACTTGCCTCTTCAACAAGAATACCACCCGGCAATTTGACAGAATCACCAAACAATCCAGAACAACCAACGTTCTCTGATGCTGTGTGAAACATCCTATCTGCAGATATTTTAGAGACTTCTGGCTTTGCAGGAAATTTTGCAGCGAGAGCCATAAACGCAGAGCTACAAAACAGTAGAAGACAACAGTCAGACAAACAACATAATTTCAGAATGCTAGTCACAAACAGCTTCCAGTTCAAATAGGCTGCAATCTTTATTTCACCTGGAAAGATGGTCTGAAACATTCTGGGTGAGAAAAACACCCACTACTGAATCCACAACTGATCCTTTCCAGGGAGAGAAACGACGATCTCCTGCAAACAGATAGAGGTTATTCAAGAGTTAGGTACCTTTCTGCAAAACCTATAAGCCATCATCGCATCCAATACAGTGCAACCCAAACCATTAATGATCTGTGATCATCCCATTAGCGTGAAGTCGGAGTTCGAACATGAGACCCTATAAGGTTCTGGAATCCAATATGTGGAGTAACATATAGAAGGACCTGTCAGGAATAAAGATTTAAAATAGTAGCATTACCTTGAACTAGATGCATGCGAGCAATGAACGAATCAATACGTCCTCGGAATAttttcctttcttcttcaagcCATTTCTCTTTGTCCTTATCCATGCCTTCGGAACCATCAACCATATCTGGTTCCATTAATAACTTCCACATTAGAGCAGTTACTGGATCAAGGTTCACTTTGGCCCGAGCATATTTTCTTTTCCCTTTCCCCTCGTATGGAATAATTGCACCAAATTCTCCTTTGTAAGGGACAAGAGCACCATGCGGCTCAGCTGACCCAGTGTCATCTGATTTGTTTATGTCTAAGATTTTTATCTTTTGAATTATGAGATCCAAAGGATCCACTGGAGGTGCTATAGCTCCAGGAAAACTTTCTCCGCTTCGTTCCGTATTAATCCCTTTGGAACCAGGAGACACTCCCGCATGAGGTCCAGAGATAACAGAAATATCTTCATTTGGCCATGGATCAGTATGGCTACCTTTGGATGCAAGTTCTGCACCAACCACCTTTTGCTTCCTTGGACGACCTCTAGGCTTTGGATTCTCACCAGGTTTTATCTCTTTTCGGGGTCGTCCTGCTTTTCGCTTCTCACTGGGTTTAGCTACAGTAGTTTCTCCACAAACCTCCACTTGATGATCCTCATTTCTCAGAACATCAGTACCCGGTGATGAATTTCTTGGACTGGTAAGGGGCATAATAACTTCTCCAGAAGTCTCCAGTTGGAAATCAAACTTTTTCATAGTGTTGTTACCTGTTGATTGGCCTGTTGGAGTGACAGGAAACCTAGAAATTTCACCATTGATGCTTCTGACAAGCTCGTCGGAAGGACCAATGCAGAAACTATTCCGAGTATCATCCTGAGGGGCAGTGCTCTGATTATGCTGTTCAACAGGCAAATCTGACACTTCAATCGTGTTGCCTTCCCAAAACTGTGGTTGATGACTTCCAATTCTCGGACTACAGTTTTGACTTTGCAGGGTGTTTGGATTACTAGGCACCTGTGTAATTTTTTCTGTTATGTGTCTGAAATGTTTATCAGGTGCTTCAACAGaatcactgcatgcagtgccatggATAGCAGGTCTATAATGTTCTTCGATCATTTCCGGTCTTTTAACCATATTGTATCCTGATCCTCCAAAACTAATCATTCCTCGGGAAGCTCGTGATTTCTCACGGGCTATCAGTCTTTGAGCATCAGCTAGGGTAAACACATTAGAGTTGATAGCTGAAACCACATTTGTATTCCGATTGTTTGACAAATACATAGTTGGGGTGGATGTGTTGCCCACAGCTCCATTCAGGCATTTACTATAATTATCTGTTCTCATTCTTTTGTAGGTTTCAGGAAAATATGACCCCTGAGAGGGTGCAGCATGGCACGCATCTACAGATGCCCATCCATTCCTCTGCTGGTCAAGATTCATACCTAATGGAATATGGGCACCATTGGAAGCATTGTGTTCTCTGGTGTCCAGTGCATGCACATGTGACGAGCTGTGTGAACCATGAAGTCCAAGTGCACCACCTGTTTGCCTGTAAGGACTAGGACTGGTGGTAAACTTTAAGTAGTCACTTATTGTTCCAAGTCCATTCAAATTTTCCATTGCAGAATGCCCTTCAATTTGCTTGGGAGGTGGGATTGGGCTTTGTGTCGATCTGTAGCCATGACATATTTGGTTGGTTACCCCTCCTTCTCTTAAACAAGAATTAAGATTGAAGTTTTCCCTCGCTGCAACCCCTTCAAAACACTGAGCAGGTGTAACTGGATTTTCTGGCATTCTTTGACAATTAGGCATCTGTTTGCCCATATGTGTTTCTCTTACAGAAGCTTGTGATGATGAAAGCAAGTATTCGGTAAAATTAGTTGACATGCCCTGCATTAGAGTGATTGAACTGTTGAGATCAGGTAAATTTTTATCTGGCATGCCAGCACAGAGCTCTAGCAAAGGATTTGTTTGTAATGTTTCTGTTATTCCAGACTGAAAAAATTGCGCAGGCCCATCCAAAAAATTAGCATACTCATTCTGTATCTGATTCATCGAACTATTGAGGTCAAATAATACTCCTTTTGGCATATTATGTGCAGGCAAAAACTGTGCATTAGCCATCTGATTGGCTGAACTGTGAATTGATGTTTTCATATTATCTGCAGGCAATAGCTGTGTATCAGCCATCTGATTGGCTGAACTGTACATTGAACTGCTGGTAAAATCCAAATGGCATGTCAACTGGCTTTGGACATTTCTTTGACCGGTAGAAGGCATGGATGGTTGATAGTCCTTGGGATCACAAGATACCACTTGAGCTTGGGATCCAGGATGTGTGTTCTCTTGTGGAACTTCCCCCTCAAAGTTCAAAGACCGCTTAGCGGGTTTCAGGGCAGCTTTGCGATGTGACTCGGCAGTCTGTTCTGAGGGAGGTTGGCCTGCTGGCGCATTCTTACGGACATACTTTCTTTTACCAGATGGTTTTTCCTCCTTTGCCTTGGAAGGCTTTGGGGTTGCAGACTTAGGAGGCTTTGATGGTTTCAGGACCTTTGGCCTGTGCTTTTTCCTCTTAGCCTTCGGTGGTGGGGTCTTGTTCAAGTCAATACCTCCAGTCGGTTCAGCAACATTTTCATTGTCTATAATTGTCCCGGCATCATTTCTAGTGACTTCAATTGGCCCAGCAGCACTTGTAATGCCAAACGAATGAGCAGACTCGTCCTCCAACACTGCAACTGCAGTATTTCTAGTCTGCATCTCTATGGAAGTGTCCAACTGAGAAGACATAATACCTGAGAAATAAAGATCGGCTGCGCTCTGCGATTGAGGAAGCCATTGTCCAAAGCCCTGCATATTTCCTCAGTCTACTTAATCTCCCTGGCATACACAAATAGCCCGTGTGCCATGTGTTGTTGTGTAATTTCTTGTCACTCGTCAGGAACAGGAGGATTTGATCAGGCAGGGCCCTCCATCTGGTCTCCCAGTCTCCAGCTGCAAAATATCAAGGCACGATGCATCAACCTCCAGTACAAACAGCCAGTGAAACAACTGTCATATATACACAACCAAGACGGTGTATTTAGCTAAAATATATCACTATTACTAAAAGCAAGGAGCCAATTATCACCTTACCAGTGGCCAGCATAAACTCCTTGGACACTTAGATCAAAACAACAAAATGAAAAGGAACAAAATAAAGTATGCACTGGAGTAACCATAAGTACTTCTGCGAAGCTCCTTTACACATACTATCTCAAATATCCGCATTTGTCCTTTTCTGCCAAAGCATTGGCGTACTTAAACTATCCTGGTGCAAGAAAAAACATGGGCACTCAGGTGCCCCCACCACTGCCCGTGGATGGCTAAATCACTTGTCACTTTACACCCATGTAAGCAACAATTTCCAAATCCATCTAAACAAGCCAAAAAAGTAATTGCGTGATCGCTCATCACACCCAACCGCCCCCTGTGGAACTCTGTCGGCGTAGTTTTGTGGCCATGGTCCTCTCCGAAAATTCAACATTTCGACCCCCTGAACTATAATATCCAATCAATCAAAAACAAACTTTGACATGCTGAACTACAAATCAGGTTGAGCAACGTTAAATTTTTAGCTCGAGCAATACCAAATTTTATCACATCCAAGTTCTGATTCCCTCAACCACAATTTTCGATCCAACAAAACGATATTTCAACACCTAATGAACAAACAGACTCTCCACTTGATTAATCACAGATTTGTACTAGAACCCTGGGGGAAACGCTCAAAAGTCAGATCTGGGAAGCCCGAGACGATACCTCCCGCTTGCAGCTAAGGGGAGGGAGGCGCCGGTGCCAGGCCAGGAGACGACCCCTCCAACCCTAGCTGCGTCCGCGCGACCACGGCCTCGGCAGAGAGAACGGGCGGCGCGAGCAAGCGAGgtcaagggcggcggcggcgaggacggcCGGCCCGCCGGCGAGGCGGATCGGGAGCTCGCGCGGGGAGGGGGGGTGAGTAGGATCGAGTGAGGGGAGGGTCTTGGGGGCGAAGAATCGAGCGAATCGAGTGGGGGAAGGCAGCACTGACTCGGTCGAGTGTTGGATTGTTCGTTTTTTGGGAAATGGGGAGAGGGGACAAA
Protein-coding sequences here:
- the LOC125508913 gene encoding protein ROS1A-like is translated as MQGFGQWLPQSQSAADLYFSGIMSSQLDTSIEMQTRNTAVAVLEDESAHSFGITSAAGPIEVTRNDAGTIIDNENVAEPTGGIDLNKTPPPKAKRKKHRPKVLKPSKPPKSATPKPSKAKEEKPSGKRKYVRKNAPAGQPPSEQTAESHRKAALKPAKRSLNFEGEVPQENTHPGSQAQVVSCDPKDYQPSMPSTGQRNVQSQLTCHLDFTSSSMYSSANQMADTQLLPADNMKTSIHSSANQMANAQFLPAHNMPKGVLFDLNSSMNQIQNEYANFLDGPAQFFQSGITETLQTNPLLELCAGMPDKNLPDLNSSITLMQGMSTNFTEYLLSSSQASVRETHMGKQMPNCQRMPENPVTPAQCFEGVAARENFNLNSCLREGGVTNQICHGYRSTQSPIPPPKQIEGHSAMENLNGLGTISDYLKFTTSPSPYRQTGGALGLHGSHSSSHVHALDTREHNASNGAHIPLGMNLDQQRNGWASVDACHAAPSQGSYFPETYKRMRTDNYSKCLNGAVGNTSTPTMYLSNNRNTNVVSAINSNVFTLADAQRLIAREKSRASRGMISFGGSGYNMVKRPEMIEEHYRPAIHGTACSDSVEAPDKHFRHITEKITQVPSNPNTLQSQNCSPRIGSHQPQFWEGNTIEVSDLPVEQHNQSTAPQDDTRNSFCIGPSDELVRSINGEISRFPVTPTGQSTGNNTMKKFDFQLETSGEVIMPLTSPRNSSPGTDVLRNEDHQVEVCGETTVAKPSEKRKAGRPRKEIKPGENPKPRGRPRKQKVVGAELASKGSHTDPWPNEDISVISGPHAGVSPGSKGINTERSGESFPGAIAPPVDPLDLIIQKIKILDINKSDDTGSAEPHGALVPYKGEFGAIIPYEGKGKRKYARAKVNLDPVTALMWKLLMEPDMVDGSEGMDKDKEKWLEEERKIFRGRIDSFIARMHLVQGDRRFSPWKGSVVDSVVGVFLTQNVSDHLSSSAFMALAAKFPAKPEVSKISADRMFHTASENVGCSGLFGDSVKLPGGILVEEASNTTGSLVTTEEKEGSNSSGLFGNSPGDGVDCTAGVYYNSYGTLPVRLHEGKTPAVGTESVVEVEDGALEDVVSSQNSAISSQSSPDYLFHMTDHMFPSTLLNFTAEDFVGRNMANGTSNSTTYTELLKMQELKSKPNEKEYDGVPIQCTNRGSIPSEVHNLNSKTQPLHASGSYHQNGRAHLPDITFSSDLEHSVYTGLNRTDDSRVTPAEIRYDCSLSSPGIDSENRSQTTDSLTALLYGIDGSLSQDKIPFPSMATQGADSISTFMDKYFHPSSSETASFAREQLSCENNLQRNDVVAAFVKQHETLNLQEECTARAKQIGGENCQSGCSQQYGNVGLSSNMDGSHCSSNLYQNEKANSELLEKVASDSIEKPKDTNKALPEVPADRSKAKKARAGKKRTYDWDILRKEVLASRGNEERGENAKDALDWETIRQIDVKEISNAIRERGMNNMLSERIQDFLNRVVRDHGSIDLEWLRYVDPDKAKEYLLSIRGLGLKSVECVRLLTLHHMAFPVDTNVGRICVRLGWVPLQPLPESLQLHLLELYPMLENIQKYLWPRLCKLDQRTLYELHYQMITFGKVFCTKSKPNCNACPMRAECKHFASAFASARLALPGPEEKSLVTSGNPIASGSCQQPYISSMRLNQLDWNANAHDHILDNRQPIIEEPASPEPEPETAEMRESAIEDIFLDDPEEIPTIKLNFEEFAQNLKNYMQVNNIEMEDADMSSALVAITPEAASIPTPRLKNVSRLRTEHQVYELPDSHPLLEGYDQREPDDPCPYLLSIWTPGETAQSIDAPKTACNSNESGKLCDSSACFSCNSMREAQAQTVRGTILVPCRTAMRGSFPLNGTYFQVNEVFADHDSSRNPVDVPRRWIWDLPRRTVYFGTSVPSIFKGLTTEDIQQCFWRGFVCVRGFDRTSRAPRPLYARLHFPASKITRNKKGAASAGTDDA